A region from the Triticum urartu cultivar G1812 chromosome 1, Tu2.1, whole genome shotgun sequence genome encodes:
- the LOC125544590 gene encoding legumin B-like: protein MAVDLTPRQPAKAYGGDGGAYYEWSPAELPMLGVASIGAAKLSLAAGGMSLPSYSDSAKVAYVLQGKGTVGIVLPEATKEKVVAVKEGDALALPFGVVTWWHNTPESAAELVVLFLGDTSKGHRPGQFTNFQLTGASGIFTGFSTEFVGRAWDLKEDDAAKLVSSQPASGIVKLTAGQKLPVPVDADRKDMALNCLQAKLDVDIPNGGRVVVLNTANLPLVKEVGLGADLVRIDAHSMCSPGFSCDSAYQVTYIVRGSGRVQVVGPDGKRVLETRIEGGSLFIVPRFHVVSKIADASGMEWFSIITTPNPIFSHLAGKTSVWKAISPEVLEASFNTTPEMEKLFRSKRLDSEIFFAPN, encoded by the exons ATGGCGGTGGATCTGACCCCGAGGCAGCCGGCCAAGGCctacggcggcgacggcggcgcctACTACGAGTGGAGCCCCGCCGAGCTGCCCATGCTCGGCGTCGCCTCCATCGGCGCCGCCAAGCTCTCGCTCGCCGCCGGCGGCATGTCGCTCCCCAGCTACTCCGACTCCGCCAAGGTCGCCTACGTCCTCCAAG gcaaaggaacCGTTGGCATCGTCCTGCCTGAGGCCACCAAGGAGAAGGTGGTTGCCGTGAAGGAAGGCGACGCTCTGGCGCTCCCCTTCGGTGTGGTCACCTGGTGGCACAACACCCCTGAGTCTGCCGCGGAGCTCGTCGTCCTCTTCCTCGGTGACACCTCCAAGGGCCACAGGCCCGGCCAGTTTACCAACTTCCAGCTCACCGGTGCCAGCGGCATCTTCACCGGCTTTTCCACAGAGTTCGTTGGCCGCGCGTGGGACCTCAAGGAGGACGATGCCGCCAAGCTTGTCTCCAGCCAGCCTGCGTCTGGCATTGTGAAGCTCACTGCTGGACAGAAGCTCCCGGTGCCGGTCGATGCTGACCGCAAGGACATGGCTCTTAACTGCCTTCAGGCCAAGCTGGACGTGGACATCCCCAACGGTGGCCGCGTGGTGGTGCTCAACACCGCGAACCTGCCTCTGGTCAAGGAGGTTGGGCTCGGTGCTGACCTTGTCAGGATCGACGCCCACTCCATGTGCTCCCCGGGCTTCTCCTGTGACTCGGCCTACCAGGTGACCTACATCGTCCGCGGCAGCGGCCGTGTTCAGGTTGTCGGCCCTGATGGCAAGCGCGTGCTGGAGACCCGCATTGAGGGCGGCAGCCTCTTCATTGTGCCCCGCTTCCATGTCGTGTCCAAGATCGCTGATGCCTCCGGCATGGAGTGGTTCTCCATCATCACCACCCCCAA CCCGATCTTCAGCCACCTTGCTGGGAAGACCTCGGTGTGGAAGGCCATCTCGCCGGAGGTGCTGGAGGCGTCGTTCAACACCACGCCGGAGATGGAGAAGCTCTTCCGGTCCAAGAGGCTGGACTCTGAGATTTTCTTCGCCCCCAACTAG